In Amaranthus tricolor cultivar Red isolate AtriRed21 chromosome 3, ASM2621246v1, whole genome shotgun sequence, a single window of DNA contains:
- the LOC130809042 gene encoding uncharacterized protein LOC130809042: protein MTNKKESLHPSLTVTNIKNHIPIQLELETGLYSTWSQLFKTHCKAYRVLDHIIPSSIDAAGSLTPLMEDKEEWEYVDAHVLTWLYGSISRTLLSIISKADTAQKAWDALQDLFQDKKKTRAVYLEDQFTHVELSQFADVNAYCLHLKSLADQLDNVGAPVSGQRLVLQLIKGLSTTYDEMVTVLEQQDPLPTFHQARLKLILHEKRRNHQAACESSVDATAAAQHSNDEPEFSLSPKSDGNTKAGFSRGNNRKYQGLPPKVFVGHSIYKGKAALTVEPRAPEFTPLESGAFKLSWEGCIILQFAPAAGVRRWDWSRKQVFSLSVSEIGTLVSLGSKESCEFIHDPNKGNSDEGKVRKVLKVESLPDGNDYFFNLSVQNKFLKLDENIYIPISKAEFAVLLSAFNFILPYLLGWHIFADSTKPDYKNCANSSNSRSVD, encoded by the exons ATGACCAACAAGAAAGAAAGTCTTCATCCTTCCTTAACTGTAACTAATATCAAGAATCACATTCCCATACAATTAGAGTTGGAAACGGGCTTGTATTCTACATGGTCTCAATTGTTCAAGACCCACTGCAAGGCCTATCGAGTCTTGGACCATATCATTCCATCTTCCATTGATGCTGCTGGTTCTTTAACCCCGTTGATGGAGGATAAGGAGGAATGGGAATACGTCGACGCTCATGTCCTTACGTGGCTTTATGGGTCTATATCTCGGACTCTTCTTTCCATCATCTCTAAAGCCGACACTGCTCAAAAGGCGTGGGATGCACTCCAAGACTTATTCcaagataaaaagaaaactaGGGCTGTTTACTTGGAAGATCAATTCACCCATGTGGAACTATCCCAATTTGCAGATGTCAATGCATATTGCCTCCATTTGAAGAGTTTGGCTGATCAATTGGATAATGTTGGTGCCCCCGTATCGGGCCAACGTTTAGTGCTACAACTCATCAAGGGCCTATCTACAACATATGATGAGATGGTTACTGTATTGGAACAACAAGACCCTCTTCCAACGTTCCATCAAGCTCGGTTGAAATTGATCCTCCATGAGAAGAGGCGCAATCATCAAGCAGCGTGTGAGTCTTCTGTAGATGCCACTGCTGCTGCTCAACATTCGAATGATGAACCTGAGTTCTCTCTTTCTCCCAAGTCTGATGGCAACACTAAGGCTGGTTTCTCTAGGGGTAACAATCGAAAATACCAAG GCTTGCCGCCTAAGGTTTTTGTGGGTCATTCAATATATAAAGGGAAAGCTGCTCTAACAGTGGAGCCGAGGGCTCCGGAATTCACACCATTGGAG TCAGGTGCATTTAAACTTTCATGGGAGGGATGCATAATACTTCAGTTTGCACCTGCTGCTGGTGTTCGTCGATGGGATTGGAGTCGAAAACAG GTGTTTTCTCTTTCAGTGTCTGAAATTGGGACTCTGGTGAGCCTTGGATCAAAGGAGTCATGTGAATTTATTCATGATCCGAACAAAGGAAATAG TGATGAAGGCAAAGTAAGGAAGGTATTAAAAGTGGAGTCCCTTCCAGATGGCAATGACTACTTTTTCAATCTTA GTGTTCAAAACAAGTTTCTGAAATTGGACGAGAACATCTACATACCAATTTCGAAAGCAGAGTTTGCCGTTCTTTTATCAGCGTTCAAT TTTATCTTGCCATACCTATTAGGTTGGCATATCTTTGCTGATTCCACCAAACCTGACTACAAAAACTGTGCCAACAGCTCAAACTCAAGATCCGTGGACTGA